From Thalassococcus sp. S3, one genomic window encodes:
- a CDS encoding FIST N-terminal domain-containing protein encodes MNLVSALTRSQTIVRTASAPYDEGDPVALLADRLNVDDLELVLLFVTPEADAKAVIAKAQKAFAPVRVVGCTTAGELTSEGYSDGQVVAVGLPQSHFRARTLLVSDLDNFDGQAVIDQMIRTRTDLIREVPEWESEFTFLLIDGLSTREDALTSEIAIGLGPMPLFGGSAGDGTDFNQTVVFYDGQALENAAVLTQIRTRCPIKVVKTDNLVPTGRRMVVTGADPASRTVHEINAEPAAREYARLLGKDPNQLSTFTFAAHPVVVRIGDAHHVRSIQRVADNGDLVFFSAIDEGVVLTLAEPQNMVDHLRGELQALSAARAPDVILACDCLLRRIEAEQKQMSREISNLLSQNRVVGFSTYGEQLNSMHVNQTLTGVAIYPPDGE; translated from the coding sequence ATGAACCTGGTCAGTGCTCTGACCCGGTCGCAGACTATCGTACGGACCGCCAGCGCGCCGTATGATGAAGGCGACCCGGTGGCCCTTTTGGCAGATCGTTTGAATGTGGACGATCTGGAGCTTGTTCTGCTGTTCGTTACCCCCGAAGCCGACGCCAAAGCGGTGATTGCCAAGGCGCAAAAGGCCTTTGCCCCTGTTCGGGTTGTGGGCTGCACCACAGCGGGAGAGTTGACGAGCGAGGGTTATTCCGACGGCCAGGTCGTCGCTGTGGGCCTGCCGCAGTCCCATTTTCGCGCGCGGACGTTGCTGGTCAGCGATCTGGACAATTTCGACGGCCAGGCCGTGATCGATCAGATGATCCGCACCCGCACCGACCTGATCCGCGAAGTGCCGGAGTGGGAGAGCGAGTTCACCTTCCTGCTGATCGACGGGCTGAGCACGCGGGAGGATGCGCTGACCTCCGAAATCGCCATCGGGCTGGGGCCCATGCCGCTGTTCGGCGGCTCTGCCGGGGATGGCACCGATTTCAACCAGACGGTTGTCTTCTATGACGGCCAGGCGCTGGAAAATGCCGCCGTCCTGACCCAGATCCGCACACGCTGTCCGATCAAGGTGGTCAAGACCGACAATCTGGTCCCAACCGGTCGCCGAATGGTGGTCACCGGCGCCGACCCGGCCAGCCGCACGGTACATGAGATCAATGCCGAACCCGCCGCCCGCGAATATGCGCGTCTTCTGGGCAAGGACCCGAACCAGCTTTCGACCTTTACCTTCGCCGCCCATCCGGTTGTCGTGCGCATCGGGGATGCTCATCACGTGCGCTCGATCCAGCGGGTTGCAGACAACGGCGATTTGGTCTTTTTCTCGGCCATTGACGAGGGCGTCGTTCTGACGCTTGCGGAACCGCAGAATATGGTGGACCATCTGCGTGGGGAGCTTCAGGCGCTGTCGGCGGCGCGGGCACCGGATGTCATCCTGGCCTGCGACTGTCTGCTGCGCCGCATCGAAGCGGAGCAAAAGCAGATGTCGCGCGAGATATCGAACCTTCTGTCCCAGAACCGGGTCGTCGGCTTTTCGACTTATGGAGAGCAGTTGAACTCCATGCATGTGAACCAGACGCTGACGGGCGTTGCGATTTACCCGCCCGACGGGGAGTGA
- a CDS encoding PAS-domain containing protein, with amino-acid sequence MPHNLVDPNDSLERQNEKLMAIAAKLMRRVEQGTDESGAAYAQFQRAALLEEQVRTRTHDLERALDLLNESNAKLAEANRQTETARADLTNAIETVQEGFALFNSNDVLVMCNSRFGMHMPDIRDRMVPGLRFDDYVDLVSHSKFLFLPKTETPEQWAKRRMLRHRDEHVIFNARMIWDRWVQVSEHRTPDRGTVILQTDVTDIMLLERQQRDRLLDDQTRLIRATLEHLNQGVCIFDSNSRLAGWNQKVGELLSIPVTRFRTGIGFNALFDRLREDVQFSDGMALERVERWVASQKGRKALSFEMTLHGSRVLDVFAQEMPDRGFVISFTDITAEREAVQAIREANETLEQRVMERTLELEDALAEAERANASKSRFVAAASHDLLQPLSAAKLYVSSVEHDVEDPQAKTILAKANRALLSVEHILEALLDISKLDSGRASVDIGPVSLDVLLHQLTEELLPLARQKGLSLRCVPTNAIVESDPSYLRRVLQNLMANAVRYTHDGKVLIGARHRGNTVRLEIWDTGPGIPEDMHDVIFGEFQRLNASASAAEGMGLGLAIVERACALLHHPLQVQSRVGQGTVFSVELNRSESVEERPRRAKRRKAPEEQRFQNLIVLLIENDAEMRNALTVSLEQWGVDVLACSSEEEASALLAEIGVAPDIVIADYQLDHDLNGLDAVARIRREMGDIPACIITADRSSDARASCAAAGLQVIHKPIDTNTLRQFLTSHSQPQHRSAAAK; translated from the coding sequence ATGCCCCATAATCTGGTCGATCCAAATGACAGCCTTGAGCGTCAGAACGAGAAGCTGATGGCCATCGCGGCCAAGCTGATGCGCCGCGTCGAACAGGGCACTGACGAATCGGGCGCCGCCTATGCACAGTTTCAGCGCGCCGCACTTCTGGAGGAGCAGGTACGCACCCGCACCCACGATCTGGAACGCGCGCTGGACCTGCTGAACGAATCGAACGCCAAGCTGGCGGAGGCGAACCGGCAGACCGAAACCGCGCGGGCCGACCTCACCAACGCGATTGAGACGGTGCAGGAAGGTTTTGCGCTGTTCAACTCGAACGATGTGCTGGTCATGTGCAACAGCCGCTTCGGCATGCACATGCCCGATATCCGCGACCGGATGGTGCCGGGGCTGAGGTTTGACGACTACGTCGACCTCGTCAGCCACTCGAAATTCCTGTTCCTGCCCAAGACCGAAACGCCGGAACAATGGGCCAAGCGCCGGATGCTGCGGCACCGGGATGAGCATGTGATCTTCAACGCGCGCATGATCTGGGACCGCTGGGTGCAGGTCAGCGAGCATCGCACGCCCGACCGGGGCACGGTGATCCTGCAAACCGATGTGACCGACATCATGCTGCTGGAGCGCCAGCAGCGTGACAGACTGCTCGATGATCAGACCCGTCTGATCCGTGCCACGCTGGAGCATCTGAACCAGGGCGTGTGCATCTTTGACAGCAATTCCCGCCTTGCCGGCTGGAACCAGAAGGTGGGCGAATTGCTGTCGATCCCCGTCACACGCTTTCGCACGGGCATTGGCTTCAATGCGCTGTTCGACCGTTTGCGAGAGGATGTGCAATTCTCGGACGGCATGGCGCTGGAGCGCGTCGAACGCTGGGTGGCGAGCCAAAAGGGCCGCAAGGCGTTGTCGTTCGAAATGACGCTGCACGGCTCCCGCGTGCTGGACGTCTTCGCGCAGGAAATGCCGGATCGTGGCTTTGTGATCAGCTTCACCGACATCACGGCAGAGCGGGAGGCGGTGCAGGCGATCCGCGAGGCCAACGAGACGCTGGAACAGCGCGTGATGGAGCGGACGCTGGAACTGGAGGACGCCCTGGCCGAGGCCGAGCGTGCCAATGCCTCGAAATCGCGGTTTGTCGCGGCGGCCAGCCACGATCTGCTGCAACCCCTGTCGGCGGCGAAGCTTTACGTTTCGTCGGTCGAACATGATGTGGAGGACCCGCAGGCCAAGACGATCCTGGCCAAGGCCAACCGCGCCTTGTTGAGCGTTGAGCATATCCTTGAAGCGCTACTTGATATCTCGAAACTGGACTCAGGGCGCGCCTCGGTCGATATCGGCCCGGTCTCGCTGGACGTCTTGCTGCATCAATTGACCGAGGAGTTGTTGCCGCTTGCACGCCAAAAGGGCCTGTCGCTGCGCTGCGTGCCAACCAACGCCATCGTCGAAAGCGACCCCAGCTATCTGCGTCGCGTCCTGCAGAACCTCATGGCCAATGCCGTGCGCTATACCCATGACGGCAAGGTCCTGATCGGCGCCCGCCATCGCGGCAACACCGTCCGGCTGGAGATCTGGGATACCGGGCCGGGCATTCCCGAGGACATGCATGACGTGATCTTTGGTGAATTCCAGCGTCTGAATGCCTCGGCCAGCGCCGCCGAAGGGATGGGGCTGGGCCTTGCCATCGTGGAACGGGCCTGTGCGCTTCTGCATCATCCCTTGCAGGTGCAATCCCGCGTGGGACAGGGCACCGTGTTCTCGGTCGAGTTGAACCGCTCCGAAAGTGTCGAGGAGCGCCCTCGCCGTGCCAAGCGGCGCAAGGCGCCGGAGGAACAGAGGTTCCAAAACCTCATCGTGCTTCTGATCGAAAACGATGCAGAGATGCGCAACGCGCTCACCGTCTCGCTTGAACAATGGGGCGTGGATGTGCTCGCCTGTAGTTCAGAGGAGGAGGCGAGCGCGCTTCTGGCCGAAATCGGCGTCGCACCCGATATCGTGATCGCGGATTACCAGCTTGATCACGATCTGAACGGTCTGGATGCCGTGGCCCGCATTCGGCGGGAGATGGGGGATATCCCCGCCTGTATCATCACCGCCGACCGCAGCTCTGACGCCCGCGCATCCTGTGCGGCGGCAGGGCTTCAGGTGATCCACAAGCCGATCGACACCAACACGCTGCGACAGTTCCTGACCAGTCATTCCCAGCCGCAGCATCGCAGCGCTGCGGCTAAATGA